The Pseudomonas sp. SCA2728.1_7 DNA segment CGTCAGCTCAGGGAAACGTTCGAAGTCCGCCTGCTCGCCAATGATCGTCGCGGTCAGTTGCCCGTGCAGGCCATACAGCGCAGCGCTGAGTTGCGCCTTGTCCGCCACTTCAACGATCACCGTGGTCGGGCCGAACACTTCTTCCTGCAGCACTTCATCGCCATCGATCAGCAGACTCGCATCGGCCTTGAACAACTGCGGCTGCGCCTGATTACCCTGCTGCGAATTGCCAGCCAAATGCTCGATGCCTGGATGTGCCAACAGCTTCTGCAAACCTTTGCCGTAGCTGCCGAGGGTGCCGGCGTTGAGCATGGTTTGCGCCGGTTGATCGCCGATCAAACCCGCAACCTGCTGCACGAACGCGCTGAACTCTGGCGAGCGGATGCCGATGACCAGGCCCGGATTGGTACAGAACTGACCGCAGCCCTGCACCACCGAAGCAGTCAGGTCGCGGGCAACCGTTTCCGAACGCTCGGCCAGGGCCTGAGGCAGGACGATCACCGGGTTGATGCTCGACATCTCGGCGAACACCGGGATCGGTTGCGGGCGTGCCGCGGCCATGTCGCACAGTGCACGTCCGCCCTTGAGCGAACCGGTGAAACCCACTGCCTGGATCGCCGGATGCTTGACCAGCCATTCGCCGACGCCACCGCCGTAGATCATGTTGAACACACCAGCGGGCATGGCGGTTTTTTCGGCGGCGCGAATCAACGCATCGGCGACCCGTTCCGCCGTGGCCATGTGGCCGCTGTGGGCCTTGAACACCACCGGGCAACCGGCAGCCAGCGCAGATGCGGTGTCGCCGCCAGCGGTGGAAAATGCCAGTGGAAAGTTGCTTGCGCCGAACACCGCGACAGGGCCGAGGCCGATGCGGTACTGACGCAGATCCGGACGCGGCAGCGGTTGACGATCCGGCAGCGGCAGATCAATCCGCGCACCGTAGAAATCACCACGTCGCAGCACCTTGGCGAACAGGCGCATCTGCCCGCTGGTGCGTCCGCGCTCGCCTTGAATGCGTCCGGCCGGCAACGCCGTTTCACGGCAGACCACGGCGACAAAGTCATCACCAAGGGCATCCAGCTCATCGGCGATCGCATCGAGAAACTGCGCGCGGCGTTCGGCGCTGAGGCTGCGGTACGCCGGGTACGCGGCAGCGGCGGCTTTAGCGGCGGCGTCGACCTCTTCAACCGTGGCCTGAATGAAATCGTGCGGCAATTGTTCGCCCGTCGTGGCGTCGACCGATTGCAGTTTGACGTCGCCGGCAGCGCTGCGCTGACCGCCAATGTAGTTGTGACCGAGAATCTGAGTCATGGGATCTCCTTAAAGGGTGCCGATGCTGTCCGGCTCAAAAGCGGCCGCGATCGGCACGATGCCGTTGACCAGCGGTGCGCCGAATTCGGCCTGGCTGATTTCGAACAGGTCGCCCGGTTGCGTGCGAATGCCATCGGCGAACGACAGGGTCGCGGTGCCGAAGAAGTGAATGTGCACGTCGCCCGGACGCAAGAACTGACGGTATTTGAAGTGGTGGTATTCGAGGTTGGCGAGGCTGTGGCACATGTTCGCCTCACCGCTGAGAAACTCGTTCTGCCAGAGCACTTCGCCGTCACGCAGAATTCGACTGGTGCCGGCAAGGTGTTGAGGCAGTTCACCGGTACGAAGTTCCGGACCATAGCTGCAGCTGCGCAATTTCGAATGCGCGAGGTACAGGTAATTCTTGCGCTCCATGACGTGGTCGGAGAACTCGTTGCCCACCGCGAACCCGAGGCGATAAGGCTTGCCGTCGTGGCCGATCACGTAGAGGCCGGCCATCTCCGGTTCTTCGCCGGCATCTTCGGCAAACGGTGGCACCGGGAAAGGTTGGCCCGGACGCACGACGATGCTGCCGTCGCCCTTGTAGAACCATTCCGGTTGCACACCGGCCTGCCCCGCCGCCGGTTTGCCGCCCTCCACGCCCCATTTGAAAATGCGCATGGTGTCGGTCATCGCCGCTTCGTCGCCAGCCTGCTGGTGCATTTTGTCCCGCGCCGAGGCGCTGCCCAGGTGAGTCAGACCGGTACCGCTGACCAGCATGTGGGCCGGGTCCGGATGGTCGAGTGGCGGCAGGATGCGCAGTTGCGCAAGCAGTTCGGCGTAGTCGTGGCTGATGCCGAGGCCGAGGTTTTGCACTTGCTGCTCAAGGGAGTGGCCGGCCTCGATGGCGGCCAGGGCCAGATCGCGCACGCTGCGCGCGTCTTGCACCTCGCGCACCAGACCGTTGTCGACCACGCCGACGCGGCGCTCGCCGTTGCTTAATTCGAATTGAACCAGATGCATGATTTTCTCCTGTGTTATTCGAAACACCGCAGATCCTTGTAGGAGTGAGCCTGCTCGCGATAGCGGTGTGTCAGCCAAAAAGTTGTCAACTGATAGACCGCTATCGCGAGCAGGCTCACTCCTACAGGGGACCGGTGTGGGTCTGTCAGGTGCGGGTAGCGCCACGGGCGCTGGCGGCAAATTGGTCAACCGGCAGGACGTGTTTACGTTCCAGCACGCGGTAGACAACGCCGGTCAGGATCAAACCGAACACCATCACGCCCGACAGGAAATACAGGCCGGACGCAAGATTCCCGGTGTACTCCTTCAACGCCCCAATCACAAACGGCCCGATGTACCCGCCCAGATTCCCCACCGAATTGATCAAGGCAATCCCCGCCGCCGCACTTGCGCCAGCAAAGAACCGTCCCGGCAACGTCCAGAACACCGCCGTGCAGGAAAACAGCGCAAACGCCACCAGACACAGCGCCGCCAGTTGTGCCACCGGCAACGACAGCCATGCGCTCAGGAACAGGCCAATCGCGCCCAGCACATACAGAACAGCCAGATGCCCGTAACGATCATTCAACCGGTCGGAACTGCGCGGGATGATCAGCAGGCCGATGATCCCGAAGATGTACGGCACCGACGACACGAAACCGGTGACCAAATCACTGCCGCCAAACTGTTTGATCAGCGTCGGTAACCATAGACCGAGGCCGTAAATGCTCAACGTCACCGGCAGATAGAACAGCGCCAGCAGCAACACGCGTTTGTCTTTCAGCGCATGCAGCGGGTTGCCGTGACGGGTCTGGCCGTACTCCTGCAGATCCTTTTTCAACTCGCCGGTCAGCCAGTCTTTCTCTGCCTGATCCATCCATTTCACTTGCTGCGGGCCGTCCGGCAACCAGCGCAGCACCGGCCAGGTCAGCAGGATCGCCGGGGTGCCGATGACGATGAACAGCCACTGCCAGCCGTGCAGGCCAAGGACGCCGTCCATGCCGAGCAAACCGCCGGACACGGGGCCGGTGATCATCATCGCGATCGGCTGGGAAAGAATGAACAACCCGAGGATCTTGCCGCGATGGCGCACCGGGAACCATTGGGTGATGTAGTAGAGAACGCCGGGAAAGAACCCCGCCTCGGCCGCGCCGAGCAGAAAGCGCATCACGTAGAAACTGTGCGGGCCCTGGACGAACGCCATGCCGATGGTGATCGCGCCCCAGGTAATCATGATTCGCGCAAACCAGCGCCGCGCACCGAAGCGTTCGAGCATCAGGTTGCTGGGAATTTCGAGGAGGAAGTAACCAATGAAGAACAGCCCGGCGCCGAGGCCGTAAGCCGCATCGCCGATGCCGATGTCGGCGCCCATGTGCAGCTTGGCGAAGCCGACGGCGGAGCGATCCACATAGGCGATCAGGTACAGCAGGATCAGGAAGGGAATCAGTTTCAGCGTAATGCGCCGTATCAGCCGCAGTTCCTGGCTCATGAGATCGGTCTCCGATTGTTGTTTTTATAGAACCTCGGGGGACGCCTCTCACGGAAAACCGTCAGGGCCATCCCTCCGTCGAAAACGACTATATAGTAATACTAATTCACCAACAACACTTCCAAACCTAGGATTTTGCGCTTAGATTAAGCCGTAGCTGGAACACTATAGTCATACAATAAGAGAATCGATCATGTCTGATAAGAAACCCACCCTGCGCTCCGCCCAATGGTTTGGCACGGCCGACAAGAACGGCTTCATGTACCGCAGCTGGATGAAGAATCAGGGCATCGCCGACCACCAGTTCCATGGCAAGCCGATCATCGGCATCTGCAATACCTGGTCGGAACTGACCCCGTGCAACGCGCACTTCCGCCAGATCGCGGAGCACGTCAAACGCGGGGTGATCGAGGCCGGTGGCTTTCCAGTAGAATTCCCGGTGTTCTCCAACGGCGAATCGAACCTGCGCCCGACCGCCATGCTCACCCGCAACCTGGCGAGCATGGACGTTGAGGAAGCGATTCGCGGCAACCCGATCGACGGCGTGGTGCTGCTGACCGGCTGCGACAAAACCACCCCGGCGCTGCTGATGGGCGCGGCCAGTTGCGACGTGCCGGCGATTGTTGTCACCGGCGGGCCGATGTTGAACGGCAAGCACAAGGGCAAGGACATCGGCTCCGGCACCGTGGTCTGGCAGCTCAGCGAGCAGGTCAAGGCTGGCACTATTACCATCGATGACTTCCTCGCAGCCGAGGGCGGCATGTCGCGTTCGGCGGGTACCTGCAACACCATGGGCACCGCGTCGACCATGGCCTGCATGGCTGAAGCACTCGGCACTTCGCTGCCGCACAACGCGGCGATTCCGGCGGTGGATGCGCGACGTTATGTGTTGGCGCACATGTCCGGCATGCGGGCGGTGGAGATGGTTCGCGAAGATCTGAAACTGTCGAAGATTCTGACCAAGGAAGCCTTCGAAAACGCTATCCGCGTGAACGCTGCTATCGGTGGTTCGACCAACGCGGTGATTCACTTGAAGGCCATTGCCGGGCGCATCGGTGTCGAACTGGATCTGGACGACTGGACGCGCATTGGTCGCGGCATGCCGACCATCGTTGACCTGCAACCGTCGGGGCGTTTCCTGATGGAAGAGTTCTATTACGCCGGTGGTTTGCCGGCGGTGTTGCGTCGTCTCGGTGAGGCCAATCTGATTCCCAACCCGAATGCGTTGACCGTCAACGGCAAGTCCATCGGCGAGAACACCAAGGACGCGCCGATCTATGGCGAAGACGAAGTGATCCGCACCCTCGACAATCCGATTCGCGCCGACGGCGGCATTTGTGTGTTGCGAGGCAATCTGGCGCCGCTCGGCGCTGTGCTCAAGCCATCCGCTGCGACGCCGGAACTGATGCAGCATCGCGGCCGTGCGGTGGTGTTCGAGAACTTCGACATGTACAAGGCGCGGATCAACGATCCGGAGCTGGATGTCGATAAAGATTCGATTCTGGTGATGAAGAACTGCGGGCCGAAGGGTTACCCGGGCATGGCCGAAGTCGGCAACATGGGTTTGCCGGCCAAGCTGTTGGCGCAGGGTGTGACGGACATGGTGCGCATTTCTGATGCGCGGATGAGCGGCACCGCTTATGGCACGGTGGTTTTGCACGTAGCGCCGGAAGCGGCGGCCGGCGGGCCTTTGGCGACGGTGAAGGAAGGTGACTGGATCGAGCTGGATTGCGCCACCGGGCGTTTGCACCTGGATATTTCGGACGCCGAACTGGCGGCGCGGATGGCGGATCTGCAGCCGCCGCAGCAGTTATTGGTGGGCGGATATCGTCAGCTGTACATCGACCATGTGCTGCAGGCGGATCAGGGCTGTGACTTTGACTTCCTGGTTGGTTGCCGAGGGGCTGAAGTGCCGCGCCACTCTCACTAACCCTACCGCCCCCCTGTAGGAGTGAGCCTGCTCGCGATAGCGGTGTGTCAGTTAGCAATTGTTCATCTGGCACACCGCTATCGCGAGCAGGCTCACTCCTACATTTGGCTTTGTGTACTCCCTCAAGATTGTCTGGTGCCTGCTATGATGCGCGGCATCTCCATCGCTCAGGATCGCGCCGCTCCCCATGGATTACCGCAAACCCTCCGACCGCAAAAGCATGCACTCGCGCATCGTCCAGGAACTGGGCATGCAGATCGTCTCCGGACGCTTCAAGCCCGACGACAAACTGCCCGCCGAAGCCTTGCTCTGCGAGGAGTACGCGGTCAGCCGGCCGGTGTTGCGTGAAGCGACGCGGGTGTTGGTCGCCAAGGGGTTGGTGTATTCGAAGCCACGCGTCGGCACGGTGGTCAAGGCCCGCCGCGAATGGCACATGCTCGACCCGGACGTGCTGCACTGGCTGATGCAAAGCAGTCCGCAGAATGAGTTTTTCAATGTGCTGACCAGTGTGCGCAGCATTATCGAACCGGCCGCCGCTGCCCTCGCCGCTCAACATGCGACCGAGGCTGATATTGCGGCGATTGGTGAGGCGTACCAGCGCATGGAAGCAGCGCCGACGCCGGAAGCGTTGTTGCAGCCGGATCTGGACTTCCATAGCCGGATTGCCGATGCGACGCACAATGATTTGCTGGCGAACCTGTGCAACATGTTGTCGGTGGCGATTGCCGAGGCGTTGAAGCATTCGAATCAGCGGCCGAATTTGCATGAGCTGGCGTTGCCGCGGCATAAGGCGATTTTGACGGCGATCGAGAATCGTGATGCCTTGGGGGCTCGGCATGCGACGTTGGTGCAGCTGGATGATGCGCGTAGTGCTTTGAGTGTTGTGCTGGGTACTGAATTGTCATAGGGCTTGAGATCGCCTGCCCTCACCCTAGCCCTCTCCCAGAGGTAGAGGGGACCGACCGGGGGATATTTAACAACTACGCCGACTTGAACGATTTGTAGTGAATCCACAATCGACTGGCAACTCACGTCGAACGAATTGCTGTGAATCCATAATCAACTTGTTATCTCGATCGAAAGATTTGTAGTGAATCCACAATCGACTCGGTATCTCAAGTCGAACGATCTGCTGTGAATCCATAATCGACTCGGTATCTCAGGTCGATGAATCAAGCCGCACACCTCGGTCAGTCCCCTCTCCCTCCGGGAGAGGGCTAGGGTGAGGGGCTCTTGATCTGATCTTGAGCCACAAAAAAAGCCGCAACCCTAAGGTTGCGGCTTCGTCGTTTCAGCCCTTCAGATCAATGGGCAAACAGCGAATTGCCCTTCTGCCCCGCGAGTTTCTCCGGCTTGATCAGGAACTTCGCCAGTGCCGGCAGCAGCCACAGTGCACCGAACATGTTCCACAGCAGCATGAAGGTCAGCATCAGGCCCATGTCAGCCTGGAACTTGATCGCCGAGAAGATCCACGTGCATACACCAATCGCCAGGCACAGACCAGTGAACAACACGGCCTTACCGGTAGATTTCAGCGTCTGGTAATAAGCTTCCTGCAACGGCAGCCCAGCACGCAGGAAACTTTCCAGTCGGCTGTAGATGTAGATGCCGTAGTCGACACCAATCCCCACACCCAGCGCCACCACCGGCAAGGTCGCAACCTTCACGCCGATGCCCATGAACGCCATCAGCGCGTTGCCGAGTACCGAGGTCAGCACCAGCGGCAGGACGATGCACAAGGTCGCCGCCCACGAACGGAAGGTGATCATGCACATCACTGCCACGCAGATGTACACCAGAATCAGGATGGTCAGCTCGGCCTGTTTGATGACTTCGTTGGTGGCCGCTTCGATCCCGGCGTTACCAGCGGCGAGGATGAACTCCAGACCGTCCTTGTTATTGTCCTTGGCGAACTCCTGCACCGCATGCACCGCCCGATCGAGGGTTTCGGCCTTGTGATCGTTGAGGAACACCAGCACCGGCGCCAGCGAGCAACTGTTGTTGTATAGACCGTCGGCGCGGGCAATCGAGTTGTTCAGCACGTCCGGGTTGCGCGACAGGGTTTCCCATTTCAGGTTGCCCTCGTTCATGCCCTTGATCATCTGCTTGGACACGGTCACCAGTGAGATCGCCGACTGCACGCCCTCGGTGTTCTGCATCTTCCACATCAGTTCGTCGATCGGCGCCATGGCTTCGTAGCGTGAGCAGCCTTCCGACTTGGTCTTGACCATCACCACCAGCACATCGGAACTGGTCGAGTAGTTGTTGATGATGAAGTTGTTGTCCTTGTTGTAGCGCGAATCCGGACGCAGTTCCGGTGCGCCCTGGTCGAGGTCGCCGATTTTCAGGTTCTGGCTGTACCAAAGGCCGCCACCGAAGGCGATCAGCGCCAGCAGCACCGATATGCGTGCGACTTTCGGGTTGGCGAAGTTCGACAGCAGGCGCCAGAACGGATGCTCGCGGTTCGCGTCTTTCTTGCTCCGGGCAATCGCCCGTTTGCTGATGCCGACATAGGAAATCGCCACCGGCAATAGGATCAGGTTGGTGAACACGATCACCGCCACGCCTATCGACGCGCCGATGGCCAGTTCACGGATCACGCCGATGTCGATGATCAGCAGGGTGATGAAACCCACTGCATCCGCGAGAATCGCGATCATCCCCGGCAGGAACAGTTGTCGGAAGGTGCGCCGCGCAGCGGTCAATGCGTTGTCGGCCTCGCTGGATTGCAGGGCGATACCGTTGATCTTCTGCACGCCGTGGGAAATGCCAATGGCGAAAATCAGAAACGGCACCAGCATCGAATACGGATCAAGCCCGAAACCGAAGAAGTGCATCAAGCCGAGCTGCCAGACCACCGCCACCAGCGTCGTACTCAACACCGCAATCGTGCTGCGTACGCAGTTGGTGAACCACAGCAGCAGGATCAGGGTGATGACGAAAGCGATGCCGAAGAACAGCACGACCATCACCAGACCGTCGATCAAATCGCCGACCTTTTTGGCGAAACCGACGATGTGGATCTTGACGTTGGGGTTCTGTGCTTCGAACTTGTTGCGGATCTTGTCTTCGAGTTCATGGGAGAACTTGCGATAGTCCAGCGCGAGCAACTTGCCCTGGTCTTCCGGGTCCGGGTAGGACTCCAGCAGCGGGATGTCGACGATGCTCGACTTGAAGTCGTTGGCCACCAGCCGCCCGACCTGACCGGACTTGAGCACGTTGTTACGCAGCAGATCGAGGCTGTCCTGCGAGCCGTTGTAGCTTTGCGGGATCACTTCACCGCCGGCAAAACCCTCTTCGGTCACTTCGGTCCAGCGCACGCTCGGACTCCACAGCGACTTCAGGCCGGAACGATCGACCCCGGAGATGTAGAACACCTCGTCGTTGATCTGGCGCAGGGTCTCCATGTACTCCTTGGAGAAGATGTCGCCGTCCTTGGCTTCCACCGAAATACGCACGGTGTTGCCCAGGTTCGCCAGATCGTTGCGGTGCTCCATCATCTTCTCGATGAACGGATGCTGGAGCGGGATCATTTTTTCGAAACTGGTGGAAGGCCGGATCAGCGTGGCCTGCCAGAACAGGAAAATGCTCACCACCAGACAGATCAGGATCACTGCCGGGCGGTTGTTGAAAATCAGGCGTTCAAGAAACGTCGCCTTGTCCTGCTGAGGAGTGATCAAGGAAGTCATAGCCCCGCCTTCTTATTATTGATCTCGGCACCGTTCGGCTGTGTGGTGTGAAGACCACCCTGCCCGCTCAGAATCAGGTTGCCGTCGCC contains these protein-coding regions:
- a CDS encoding aldehyde dehydrogenase (NADP(+)), with product MTQILGHNYIGGQRSAAGDVKLQSVDATTGEQLPHDFIQATVEEVDAAAKAAAAAYPAYRSLSAERRAQFLDAIADELDALGDDFVAVVCRETALPAGRIQGERGRTSGQMRLFAKVLRRGDFYGARIDLPLPDRQPLPRPDLRQYRIGLGPVAVFGASNFPLAFSTAGGDTASALAAGCPVVFKAHSGHMATAERVADALIRAAEKTAMPAGVFNMIYGGGVGEWLVKHPAIQAVGFTGSLKGGRALCDMAAARPQPIPVFAEMSSINPVIVLPQALAERSETVARDLTASVVQGCGQFCTNPGLVIGIRSPEFSAFVQQVAGLIGDQPAQTMLNAGTLGSYGKGLQKLLAHPGIEHLAGNSQQGNQAQPQLFKADASLLIDGDEVLQEEVFGPTTVIVEVADKAQLSAALYGLHGQLTATIIGEQADFERFPELTPLLEQKVGRILLNGYPTGVEVCDSMVHGGPYPATSDARGTSVGTLAIDRFLRPVCFQNYPDSLLPEPLKNANPLRIQRLVDGKPSRDAL
- the araD1 gene encoding AraD1 family protein, with product MHLVQFELSNGERRVGVVDNGLVREVQDARSVRDLALAAIEAGHSLEQQVQNLGLGISHDYAELLAQLRILPPLDHPDPAHMLVSGTGLTHLGSASARDKMHQQAGDEAAMTDTMRIFKWGVEGGKPAAGQAGVQPEWFYKGDGSIVVRPGQPFPVPPFAEDAGEEPEMAGLYVIGHDGKPYRLGFAVGNEFSDHVMERKNYLYLAHSKLRSCSYGPELRTGELPQHLAGTSRILRDGEVLWQNEFLSGEANMCHSLANLEYHHFKYRQFLRPGDVHIHFFGTATLSFADGIRTQPGDLFEISQAEFGAPLVNGIVPIAAAFEPDSIGTL
- a CDS encoding MFS transporter — encoded protein: MSQELRLIRRITLKLIPFLILLYLIAYVDRSAVGFAKLHMGADIGIGDAAYGLGAGLFFIGYFLLEIPSNLMLERFGARRWFARIMITWGAITIGMAFVQGPHSFYVMRFLLGAAEAGFFPGVLYYITQWFPVRHRGKILGLFILSQPIAMMITGPVSGGLLGMDGVLGLHGWQWLFIVIGTPAILLTWPVLRWLPDGPQQVKWMDQAEKDWLTGELKKDLQEYGQTRHGNPLHALKDKRVLLLALFYLPVTLSIYGLGLWLPTLIKQFGGSDLVTGFVSSVPYIFGIIGLLIIPRSSDRLNDRYGHLAVLYVLGAIGLFLSAWLSLPVAQLAALCLVAFALFSCTAVFWTLPGRFFAGASAAAGIALINSVGNLGGYIGPFVIGALKEYTGNLASGLYFLSGVMVFGLILTGVVYRVLERKHVLPVDQFAASARGATRT
- a CDS encoding IlvD/Edd family dehydratase, translated to MSDKKPTLRSAQWFGTADKNGFMYRSWMKNQGIADHQFHGKPIIGICNTWSELTPCNAHFRQIAEHVKRGVIEAGGFPVEFPVFSNGESNLRPTAMLTRNLASMDVEEAIRGNPIDGVVLLTGCDKTTPALLMGAASCDVPAIVVTGGPMLNGKHKGKDIGSGTVVWQLSEQVKAGTITIDDFLAAEGGMSRSAGTCNTMGTASTMACMAEALGTSLPHNAAIPAVDARRYVLAHMSGMRAVEMVREDLKLSKILTKEAFENAIRVNAAIGGSTNAVIHLKAIAGRIGVELDLDDWTRIGRGMPTIVDLQPSGRFLMEEFYYAGGLPAVLRRLGEANLIPNPNALTVNGKSIGENTKDAPIYGEDEVIRTLDNPIRADGGICVLRGNLAPLGAVLKPSAATPELMQHRGRAVVFENFDMYKARINDPELDVDKDSILVMKNCGPKGYPGMAEVGNMGLPAKLLAQGVTDMVRISDARMSGTAYGTVVLHVAPEAAAGGPLATVKEGDWIELDCATGRLHLDISDAELAARMADLQPPQQLLVGGYRQLYIDHVLQADQGCDFDFLVGCRGAEVPRHSH
- a CDS encoding FadR/GntR family transcriptional regulator — translated: MDYRKPSDRKSMHSRIVQELGMQIVSGRFKPDDKLPAEALLCEEYAVSRPVLREATRVLVAKGLVYSKPRVGTVVKARREWHMLDPDVLHWLMQSSPQNEFFNVLTSVRSIIEPAAAALAAQHATEADIAAIGEAYQRMEAAPTPEALLQPDLDFHSRIADATHNDLLANLCNMLSVAIAEALKHSNQRPNLHELALPRHKAILTAIENRDALGARHATLVQLDDARSALSVVLGTELS
- a CDS encoding RND family transporter, giving the protein MTSLITPQQDKATFLERLIFNNRPAVILICLVVSIFLFWQATLIRPSTSFEKMIPLQHPFIEKMMEHRNDLANLGNTVRISVEAKDGDIFSKEYMETLRQINDEVFYISGVDRSGLKSLWSPSVRWTEVTEEGFAGGEVIPQSYNGSQDSLDLLRNNVLKSGQVGRLVANDFKSSIVDIPLLESYPDPEDQGKLLALDYRKFSHELEDKIRNKFEAQNPNVKIHIVGFAKKVGDLIDGLVMVVLFFGIAFVITLILLLWFTNCVRSTIAVLSTTLVAVVWQLGLMHFFGFGLDPYSMLVPFLIFAIGISHGVQKINGIALQSSEADNALTAARRTFRQLFLPGMIAILADAVGFITLLIIDIGVIRELAIGASIGVAVIVFTNLILLPVAISYVGISKRAIARSKKDANREHPFWRLLSNFANPKVARISVLLALIAFGGGLWYSQNLKIGDLDQGAPELRPDSRYNKDNNFIINNYSTSSDVLVVMVKTKSEGCSRYEAMAPIDELMWKMQNTEGVQSAISLVTVSKQMIKGMNEGNLKWETLSRNPDVLNNSIARADGLYNNSCSLAPVLVFLNDHKAETLDRAVHAVQEFAKDNNKDGLEFILAAGNAGIEAATNEVIKQAELTILILVYICVAVMCMITFRSWAATLCIVLPLVLTSVLGNALMAFMGIGVKVATLPVVALGVGIGVDYGIYIYSRLESFLRAGLPLQEAYYQTLKSTGKAVLFTGLCLAIGVCTWIFSAIKFQADMGLMLTFMLLWNMFGALWLLPALAKFLIKPEKLAGQKGNSLFAH